One Methanolinea sp. DNA window includes the following coding sequences:
- the cfbC gene encoding Ni-sirohydrochlorin a,c-diamide reductive cyclase ATP-dependent reductase subunit, which yields MKQIALYGKGGIGKSTTAANISAALALRGLDVLQIGCDPKRDSTRMLVQGRLIPTVMDLVRERGDAGISREDVVYTGFAGVKCVEAGGPEPGVGCAGRGIIATFQVLERLGALCADVVVYDVLGDVVCGGFAMPMREGYAQEVYLVTSGELMSLYAANNICKAIARLSSRTRGTCRLAGVICNARDVRGEEELVGEFARRIGSTLVGFIPRDPVVQQAELNRKTVVEFAPESRQAAIYRDLAARILENRRMDIPVPLGMEELETLAYEFTP from the coding sequence ATGAAACAGATCGCCCTGTACGGGAAGGGGGGTATCGGGAAGTCGACGACGGCGGCGAACATTTCCGCGGCACTCGCCCTCCGGGGCCTCGACGTCCTGCAGATCGGGTGCGATCCCAAGAGGGACAGCACGAGGATGCTCGTGCAGGGGCGGCTGATCCCCACCGTGATGGACCTTGTTCGGGAGAGGGGGGATGCCGGGATATCGCGGGAGGACGTCGTTTACACCGGCTTTGCGGGCGTGAAGTGCGTCGAGGCGGGGGGACCGGAGCCCGGCGTCGGGTGCGCGGGAAGGGGGATCATCGCCACGTTCCAGGTCCTCGAGAGGCTCGGCGCACTCTGCGCGGACGTCGTCGTCTACGACGTGCTCGGCGACGTCGTCTGCGGCGGATTCGCGATGCCGATGCGCGAAGGGTACGCGCAGGAGGTCTACCTCGTCACGTCCGGCGAACTCATGTCGCTCTACGCGGCAAACAACATCTGCAAGGCGATCGCGCGCCTCTCTTCCCGGACGAGGGGGACCTGCAGGCTCGCGGGGGTCATCTGCAATGCAAGGGACGTCCGCGGGGAGGAAGAACTCGTCGGGGAGTTCGCCCGGAGGATAGGGAGCACGCTCGTCGGTTTCATCCCCCGCGACCCGGTCGTCCAGCAGGCAGAACTGAACAGGAAGACCGTCGTGGAATTCGCGCCGGAGAGCAGGCAGGCAGCGATTTACCGGGACCTCGCGGCAAGGATCCTCGAGAACCGGCGGATGGACATCCCCGTCCCGCTCGGGATGGAAGAGCTCGAGACCCTCGCGTATGAATTCACCCCTTGA
- a CDS encoding uridine kinase produces the protein MNDGDARGTGGGSPLRAALDARGTTYIVGIAGDSGSGKSMCAAAIRHILGDDLVSVISLDDYHIYGREERKALGITPLSPRANDLARLERDVARLREGLPVEKMVYDHATGRIVGPFPFSPRKILILEGLHAFSTEKLREYCDFTLFIDPDPDVKREWKLKRDTKSRGYTDREVRDELAQRARDYAAYVAPQRPLATVVAGISFSRFGRNLGWEENVYRVSLGFSRWDSYPAGVSLSLDIRGLFLSHGRPFLLSFSPPREVAGSATLELDGFLPQGSGGTLLSFLEEITGRNPSADAGDGMFLTPTTFMYIFLSACIASHIVGFSRGDIPSQA, from the coding sequence GTGAATGATGGGGACGCCCGCGGAACGGGCGGGGGTTCCCCCCTCCGCGCGGCCCTCGATGCACGGGGCACCACGTACATCGTCGGTATCGCGGGGGACAGCGGTTCGGGCAAGTCGATGTGCGCAGCGGCGATACGGCACATCCTCGGGGACGATCTCGTCTCGGTCATCTCCCTCGACGATTACCACATCTACGGGAGGGAGGAGAGGAAGGCACTCGGGATAACCCCCCTCTCCCCGCGCGCAAATGACCTCGCGCGCCTCGAGCGCGACGTCGCGCGGCTCAGGGAGGGCCTGCCGGTCGAGAAGATGGTGTACGACCACGCGACGGGTCGCATCGTGGGACCGTTCCCGTTCTCGCCCAGGAAAATCCTCATCCTCGAGGGACTGCACGCGTTCTCCACCGAGAAACTCCGCGAGTATTGCGATTTCACGCTCTTCATCGATCCCGATCCCGACGTGAAGAGGGAATGGAAGCTGAAGCGCGACACAAAGAGCCGGGGTTACACCGACAGGGAAGTGAGGGATGAACTTGCCCAGAGGGCGAGGGACTACGCCGCCTACGTCGCGCCCCAGCGGCCCCTCGCGACCGTGGTCGCGGGGATATCGTTCTCCCGCTTCGGGAGGAACCTCGGGTGGGAAGAAAACGTCTACCGCGTCTCCCTCGGGTTCTCCCGCTGGGATTCCTACCCCGCGGGGGTATCCCTCTCCCTTGACATCCGCGGTCTCTTCCTCTCCCACGGGAGACCTTTCCTCCTCTCCTTCAGCCCTCCCCGCGAGGTGGCCGGGTCGGCTACCCTCGAACTGGACGGGTTCCTCCCGCAGGGGAGCGGGGGTACCCTCCTCTCGTTCCTCGAGGAAATTACGGGGAGGAACCCTTCCGCGGACGCAGGGGACGGCATGTTTCTCACGCCGACCACGTTCATGTACATCTTCCTGTCCGCGTGCATCGCGTCGCACATCGTGGGATTTTCCCGCGGCGACATTCCTTCCCAAGCGTGA
- a CDS encoding potassium transporter TrkG, with the protein MGSIRYFSIVLGELGEMLVFMSPLTLFPLLVALLWGEWEMFFPLGLVPLIFFATGSILNAIPRQAEEVRFSAALSSVALVWFMFALFSCIPFMVVLDISFTDALFEAMAGWTGTGFSLLPDLDSVPHSLLFWRTYMQWLGGLAIISLSLSVAFRSSLENLPLIRPESRMERVIPAIVANGKEIWAVYILLTVVSVGIITIARVPLWDAVHLALSGISTGGFLPVEGGISHYHNAALEFLLIPVMIMGSIPFSLFYMTYRNRKVSFFSDEQVRILFSFLAFAYLIVISDLFFIAKYAPADAVRQGLFMATAVISTTGFQNANPALYPSVTLVFLTMFMFVGGSSGSTSGGVHLSRIALGYRGIVWWFRKAFVRSTVLVPFRYQGRNIPIEVAEPELSKGMLVIILSVITVFVATMVILQVHIISVDVTVLIFDIVSALSSCGVSAGYVNHSMPLVSKWVFIFVMWLGRLDVIPVIVLFTGILKGGER; encoded by the coding sequence ATGGGCAGTATCCGTTATTTTTCGATCGTCCTCGGCGAGCTCGGTGAAATGCTCGTCTTCATGAGCCCCCTCACGCTCTTTCCCCTCCTCGTCGCCCTCCTCTGGGGAGAGTGGGAGATGTTCTTCCCCCTTGGACTCGTTCCCCTCATTTTCTTCGCGACGGGGTCCATCCTGAACGCGATCCCGCGGCAGGCCGAGGAGGTGAGGTTCTCTGCAGCCCTCAGTTCTGTCGCCCTCGTGTGGTTCATGTTCGCCCTCTTCTCGTGCATCCCGTTCATGGTAGTCCTCGATATTTCGTTCACGGACGCCCTCTTCGAGGCGATGGCGGGCTGGACGGGTACCGGCTTTTCCCTCCTCCCCGACTTGGACTCCGTGCCGCACAGCCTCCTCTTCTGGAGGACGTACATGCAGTGGCTCGGCGGACTTGCCATCATCTCCCTCTCGCTGTCCGTCGCGTTCCGGTCCAGCCTCGAGAACCTGCCGCTCATTAGGCCCGAGAGCAGGATGGAGCGGGTCATCCCGGCAATCGTCGCGAACGGGAAGGAGATATGGGCGGTGTACATCCTTCTCACCGTGGTCTCCGTGGGAATCATCACGATCGCGAGGGTGCCGCTCTGGGACGCGGTGCACCTCGCCCTCTCCGGGATATCCACCGGCGGTTTCCTGCCTGTCGAGGGGGGCATCTCCCACTACCACAACGCAGCCCTCGAGTTCCTCCTCATCCCCGTGATGATCATGGGATCCATCCCGTTCTCCCTCTTCTACATGACCTACAGGAACAGGAAAGTCTCCTTCTTCTCGGACGAGCAGGTGAGGATCCTCTTCTCTTTCCTCGCCTTCGCGTACCTCATCGTCATATCCGACCTCTTCTTCATCGCGAAGTACGCGCCCGCGGACGCCGTGAGGCAGGGTCTCTTCATGGCCACCGCCGTCATCAGCACGACGGGGTTCCAGAATGCAAACCCCGCCCTCTACCCCAGCGTGACGCTCGTCTTCCTCACGATGTTCATGTTCGTGGGGGGGTCGAGCGGGAGCACGTCGGGCGGTGTCCACCTCTCGCGCATCGCGCTCGGTTACAGAGGCATCGTGTGGTGGTTCAGGAAAGCGTTCGTGCGCAGCACCGTCCTCGTCCCGTTCCGGTACCAGGGGAGGAACATCCCCATCGAGGTCGCCGAACCCGAGCTCTCCAAGGGGATGCTCGTGATCATCCTCTCCGTCATCACCGTATTCGTCGCGACGATGGTCATCCTGCAGGTCCACATCATCTCGGTCGACGTCACGGTCCTCATCTTCGACATCGTCTCGGCACTGAGCTCCTGCGGCGTTTCCGCGGGGTACGTGAACCACTCGATGCCGCTCGTCTCGAAGTGGGTCTTCATCTTCGTGATGTGGCTGGGCCGGCTCGACGTCATCCCCGTCATCGTCCTCTTCACCGGCATCCTGAAGGGCGGGGAGCGGTGA